One window of Candidatus Methylacidiphilales bacterium genomic DNA carries:
- a CDS encoding alpha-L-fucosidase: MKKTPLLVPKPESRIARFEKLAYGMFIHWGLYSQLGEGEWVMLHQRIPASKYNRLQKTFTAKEFDARRWARLAREAGMRYMTLTTRHHEGFSLYDTRGLSTFDAPHSPARRDLVLEFVEACRAEKLVPFLYHTTIDWQWWAKSSWKPEPDGGADFPRYLDYLHASVEILCRHYGEIGGFWFDGNWAYKAADWKEDRLYALIRKHQPQALIINNTGIGAEGALGHPEIDSTTFEQGLPTMPDRSGWKKYIAGEMCQTMNAHWGIGSRDLNYLSPAQIIETLCLSRKVGANYLLNVGPTAQGGVPEYEAAALRRVGDWLKLFGSSVREGKPVPGVQCQGKDFLLRAGKDFYYFAFNLPIKGNEHVTVGGGSGGLRAIRGLNQKIVAARWLDSDESLSWTQDVGKGLCAVDCTGYPYGTQLVVRVAQLRTG; the protein is encoded by the coding sequence ATGAAAAAGACACCTCTTCTTGTTCCCAAACCTGAATCACGCATCGCCCGCTTTGAAAAATTGGCCTATGGCATGTTCATTCATTGGGGGCTGTATTCCCAATTGGGGGAGGGAGAGTGGGTGATGCTGCACCAGCGCATTCCTGCCTCAAAATACAACCGTCTCCAGAAAACGTTCACAGCGAAAGAATTTGACGCGCGTCGTTGGGCCCGGCTGGCCAGAGAGGCCGGAATGCGCTACATGACCTTAACCACGCGCCATCACGAGGGTTTTTCTCTCTACGACACGCGCGGACTGTCTACCTTCGACGCCCCACACTCTCCGGCGCGGCGTGACTTGGTGTTGGAATTCGTCGAAGCCTGCCGGGCGGAGAAATTGGTTCCATTTCTTTATCACACCACGATTGACTGGCAGTGGTGGGCGAAATCATCCTGGAAGCCGGAGCCTGACGGGGGTGCGGATTTCCCGCGGTACTTGGATTATCTCCATGCTTCGGTTGAGATCCTTTGCCGGCACTACGGTGAGATCGGGGGTTTCTGGTTTGATGGAAACTGGGCGTACAAAGCGGCGGATTGGAAAGAAGACCGACTTTATGCCCTCATCCGCAAACACCAACCGCAGGCCCTGATCATCAACAACACCGGGATTGGTGCCGAGGGGGCATTGGGCCACCCCGAGATCGACAGCACCACATTCGAGCAGGGTTTGCCCACCATGCCCGACCGGTCGGGTTGGAAAAAGTACATTGCAGGTGAGATGTGCCAGACCATGAATGCGCATTGGGGTATAGGGAGCCGTGACCTGAACTACCTCTCTCCCGCCCAGATCATAGAGACCCTTTGTCTGTCGCGCAAAGTCGGAGCCAACTACCTGCTCAATGTCGGACCGACTGCCCAGGGGGGGGTTCCAGAATATGAGGCGGCCGCATTGCGACGGGTGGGCGATTGGCTCAAGTTGTTTGGGAGCTCTGTGCGTGAGGGCAAACCGGTGCCGGGGGTTCAATGCCAGGGAAAGGATTTTCTCTTGCGGGCGGGAAAGGACTTTTATTACTTTGCTTTCAATCTCCCCATCAAAGGCAATGAGCATGTGACGGTCGGCGGTGGATCGGGCGGATTGCGGGCGATCCGCGGGCTAAATCAGAAAATAGTCGCGGCCCGATGGTTGGACAGTGATGAATCGCTTTCGTGGACCCAGGACGTTGGCAAAGGGCTTTGTGCCGTGGATTGCACGGGATATCCATATGGAACTCAGCTTGTTGTCAGAGTGGCGCAACTGAGAACAGGCTGA
- a CDS encoding ABC transporter ATP-binding protein, translating into MAKVIIEHLYKIYPGEKNRTEKVAVDDAHFEIEDREFMVLVGPSGCGKTTTLRMIAGLEEISKGRIFIDGKVINDVPPKDRDIAMVFQNYALYPHMSVYKNMAFGLELRKTPRPEIERRVSEAARILGLSEPDNLLERKPKALSGGQRQRVALGRAIVRQPKAFLFDEPLSNLDAKMRVEMRTEISKLHRTLSSTMIYVTHDQVEAMTMADRIVVMKMGKVQQIAEPLTIYNEPANLFVAGFIGSPAMNFIQGTITRNGGSLCFHEQKKAGSESAALAIVLDGELARKLATHENKPVVLGLRPENLDLLAEGQEIPPVGAFQAQLEVIEPMGPETYYNFNTGSHPVVARSRRAMGKDAIGRRLTLVTDMEKARFFDKASEKAIV; encoded by the coding sequence ATGGCCAAAGTCATTATTGAACATCTCTATAAGATATATCCCGGGGAGAAAAACCGTACGGAGAAAGTCGCCGTGGACGACGCCCACTTTGAAATCGAGGACCGTGAATTCATGGTTCTAGTGGGTCCTTCTGGTTGCGGCAAAACCACCACCCTGCGCATGATTGCCGGCCTGGAGGAAATCAGCAAAGGCCGCATTTTTATCGATGGCAAAGTCATCAATGACGTTCCGCCCAAGGACAGGGACATTGCCATGGTCTTCCAGAATTACGCACTTTATCCTCACATGTCGGTCTACAAAAACATGGCTTTCGGCTTGGAACTGCGCAAGACACCCCGTCCAGAGATCGAGCGCAGGGTGAGCGAGGCTGCCCGCATCCTTGGACTTTCTGAGCCTGACAATCTTCTAGAGCGCAAGCCCAAGGCGCTTTCCGGTGGCCAGCGGCAACGCGTGGCCCTCGGCCGGGCCATCGTTCGGCAGCCCAAGGCTTTCCTCTTCGACGAGCCCTTGTCCAACCTTGATGCCAAAATGCGTGTGGAGATGCGAACCGAAATTTCCAAACTCCACCGCACCTTGAGCAGCACCATGATCTACGTCACCCATGACCAGGTGGAGGCGATGACGATGGCTGACAGGATCGTGGTCATGAAAATGGGGAAGGTCCAGCAAATCGCGGAGCCGCTCACCATCTACAATGAGCCGGCCAATCTTTTTGTCGCCGGCTTCATCGGTAGTCCGGCTATGAATTTCATCCAGGGAACCATCACCCGAAACGGAGGATCGCTTTGCTTCCATGAACAAAAAAAGGCGGGCTCAGAAAGTGCCGCTCTTGCAATTGTCCTGGATGGGGAATTGGCACGCAAGTTGGCGACGCACGAAAACAAGCCGGTAGTGCTTGGTCTGCGCCCGGAGAATCTGGATTTGCTGGCCGAGGGCCAGGAGATCCCCCCTGTAGGGGCCTTTCAGGCCCAATTAGAGGTCATCGAACCCATGGGTCCGGAGACCTATTACAATTTCAATACCGGTTCGCACCCTGTCGTTGCCCGTTCCCGCCGGGCCATGGGCAAGGATGCTATTGGAAGGCGGCTCACTTTGGTCACCGACATGGAGAAGGCACGATTTTTTGACAAGGCGAGTGAGAAGGCCATCGTGTGA
- a CDS encoding extracellular solute-binding protein, with translation MKILQAKGSLALFVLLVTYAACVLVVHTRTREDGNPGLTTIRIGHWQLESGFREGIDYAAREYQKIHPHVHIVQEAIPESTWKQWVSTQLMGGTASDILEIGNMEPNLVTSFYVRYFLPISQAVGRPNPYNSGTDLEKVPLVNTFKDGLRSSYVGETQEFMNIPLSLIGVRIFYNRTLLEKLTGRSTPPSNYREFLKTCALIRSQTIPSGPGKGDPYIPIAGSAWHYGRWRESMFEPITSMAMVDNDLNRDGRLSKEEMYLGFQLGRLSMKHPAYQAMLGLIHEVTAYFQTGYTGLSRDEALFLFAQERAVFIPTGSYEVMSLKTQAEGKFEIGVANFPYPDKSDPEFGSVIEGPRYELVDGQAQFGITRGSKHADTALDFLLFMASRKQNEKINARFGWIPIIKGAESTPELQAFNPNLNGVIAAFDPSLGPETAIRWLQMIALYQVNQISSEELSNQYGDFYQKAGAADLQEFLRNARRGYARDVQMLVGQRALAGSQPQDSRDWIRYRKILTDRLIGAEVYLRKIQALSGKDAEHPPIYPYRYQPEALEKIRSQFYKAPKGGNS, from the coding sequence ATGAAAATACTCCAAGCCAAGGGAAGCCTGGCCTTGTTTGTACTTCTGGTGACCTATGCCGCCTGTGTCTTGGTCGTCCACACCCGTACCCGGGAGGACGGAAACCCGGGACTCACCACTATTCGCATCGGACATTGGCAGTTGGAAAGCGGATTTCGTGAAGGCATCGATTATGCCGCGCGCGAATACCAAAAAATTCATCCCCACGTGCATATTGTGCAGGAAGCCATTCCCGAATCGACCTGGAAACAGTGGGTCAGCACCCAGCTGATGGGGGGCACCGCCTCCGATATCCTGGAAATTGGCAACATGGAGCCAAACCTCGTCACCAGTTTCTATGTTCGCTACTTCCTTCCCATAAGCCAGGCGGTGGGCAGACCCAATCCCTACAATTCCGGCACCGATCTCGAAAAAGTCCCCCTGGTCAACACATTCAAGGACGGCCTTCGCAGCTCCTATGTGGGTGAAACCCAGGAGTTCATGAACATCCCGCTTTCGCTGATCGGGGTCCGCATCTTCTACAACCGTACGCTTCTGGAAAAACTGACCGGACGATCCACCCCACCCTCAAACTACCGTGAATTCCTCAAAACCTGTGCTTTGATCCGGTCCCAGACCATTCCCTCCGGGCCAGGCAAAGGCGATCCCTACATCCCCATCGCCGGTTCGGCCTGGCATTACGGCCGCTGGAGGGAATCCATGTTTGAGCCCATCACCTCGATGGCGATGGTCGACAACGATCTCAACCGTGATGGGAGACTTTCCAAGGAGGAGATGTACCTTGGCTTCCAACTGGGACGCTTGTCCATGAAGCATCCCGCTTACCAGGCCATGCTCGGATTGATTCACGAAGTGACCGCGTATTTCCAAACCGGCTACACCGGGCTTTCCCGTGACGAAGCCCTTTTTCTCTTTGCCCAGGAACGGGCGGTATTCATCCCCACTGGGTCCTACGAAGTCATGAGCCTGAAGACCCAGGCCGAAGGAAAATTTGAAATCGGTGTGGCCAATTTTCCCTACCCCGACAAAAGCGATCCAGAATTCGGCTCCGTCATCGAGGGACCCCGTTACGAACTGGTGGACGGCCAGGCCCAATTCGGGATCACGCGGGGATCGAAACATGCCGATACCGCTCTCGATTTCCTGCTGTTCATGGCCAGCCGGAAACAGAACGAGAAGATCAATGCCCGTTTTGGCTGGATCCCGATCATCAAAGGCGCGGAGTCCACCCCCGAATTGCAGGCTTTCAACCCGAACCTCAACGGGGTCATTGCCGCATTCGACCCTTCACTTGGGCCTGAAACCGCCATCCGCTGGTTACAAATGATCGCCCTCTATCAAGTCAATCAGATTTCTTCCGAGGAATTGTCCAATCAATACGGGGATTTTTACCAAAAAGCCGGAGCGGCGGACCTGCAGGAGTTTTTGCGCAATGCCCGTCGGGGTTATGCACGCGACGTCCAAATGCTCGTCGGACAGAGAGCCCTGGCCGGCTCCCAACCACAGGACAGCAGGGATTGGATCCGTTATCGCAAGATCCTCACCGACCGCCTGATCGGTGCCGAAGTTTACCTGCGCAAAATTCAGGCACTCTCCGGCAAGGACGCTGAACATCCTCCGATTTACCCCTATCGATACCAACCTGAGGCCCTGGAAAAGATCCGCTCTCAATTCTACAAGGCACCGAAGGGCGGAAATTCATGA
- a CDS encoding ABC transporter permease subunit has translation MSRQIPWRQVHHHWEIYFLGLPTFILVALFQYYPAASGIFHSFYRWNGSDISEFVGLANYTDLLGSTAFWQSFNVALTLGLWNVAKMIPAIAVAVWIHRCRSTKWQFVYRLLFVIPMVIPTLVVALIWRSFFFEAISGYLNQFLNITGLFTLLCRLDQWLAWGGIFVQGAKPAWLGDPRLILTACIVWGFPWVGSFAVLTHLAKLQNIPKELYEAGEIDGTNWWNKFTQIELPLMMGSIYLMLVFVIIGTIKDAGMILALAGLEGGPGGVVTVPALFMLRKAFVGQEMGAACAVGIILTLVVMMLQKISEFALQEPSLRGRFHSILPWFCGLLGIFLVASSFSLLPGLCLLGLALPWGVFARFIQRMGLFNGTLLHVQPVPALNNKPIIKSRLSMDLPLRSFKHAAIWCILIFAFLPLYLMLVVSIKDNSQFYAAPATLTSPAHWENWQFAFELIMPSVANSLYIALSSTGLALFAGLGAAYFFARNRLPLSSFFWNALLIMMMMPAIANLAPLFRLLADLNLLNTMTALILVGSAGGQAFAIFVLRNFVSEIPRDLFEAAEIDGAGHFQQMRYVVLPLCGPILGTVGVMHFISEWNEFIMPLIVMRDSANLPVMVQLLRLAGEYVKFWGPLMAGYAIASLPVIFLFSFSMKLFTRGLTEGAVKG, from the coding sequence ATGAGCCGTCAAATTCCCTGGAGACAGGTCCATCACCACTGGGAAATCTATTTCCTGGGTCTTCCCACATTCATACTGGTGGCCCTCTTCCAGTACTACCCGGCAGCCAGCGGCATTTTCCACAGTTTTTACCGTTGGAACGGCTCCGATATCTCCGAATTCGTGGGACTAGCCAACTACACGGATCTACTCGGATCGACGGCCTTTTGGCAGTCTTTCAATGTGGCCCTGACTTTGGGCTTGTGGAATGTCGCCAAAATGATTCCGGCAATTGCCGTGGCCGTCTGGATCCATCGATGCCGCAGCACGAAATGGCAATTCGTCTATCGCCTGCTTTTCGTCATCCCAATGGTCATTCCCACTCTGGTGGTGGCTCTCATTTGGAGATCTTTTTTCTTCGAGGCCATCTCCGGGTATCTCAACCAATTCCTCAATATCACCGGTCTTTTCACCCTGCTATGCCGTCTGGACCAATGGCTGGCATGGGGCGGTATCTTTGTCCAAGGCGCCAAGCCCGCCTGGTTGGGCGACCCCAGACTCATCCTCACAGCCTGTATCGTCTGGGGATTTCCATGGGTGGGTTCCTTCGCCGTCCTCACCCATCTGGCGAAGTTGCAGAACATTCCCAAAGAGCTCTATGAGGCCGGTGAAATCGATGGCACCAATTGGTGGAACAAGTTCACCCAGATCGAATTGCCCCTGATGATGGGTTCGATCTACCTCATGCTGGTTTTTGTCATCATTGGAACTATCAAGGATGCCGGCATGATCCTGGCCCTGGCGGGGCTGGAAGGCGGCCCTGGCGGGGTCGTCACCGTCCCGGCGCTCTTCATGCTCCGCAAGGCTTTCGTGGGCCAGGAAATGGGCGCGGCCTGCGCGGTTGGGATCATCCTCACCTTGGTGGTCATGATGCTGCAAAAGATCAGTGAATTCGCCCTGCAGGAACCTTCCCTCCGGGGGCGGTTCCACTCCATTCTCCCGTGGTTCTGTGGTCTCTTGGGAATCTTCCTCGTCGCCAGCAGTTTTTCACTCCTTCCCGGCTTGTGTCTTCTCGGACTGGCCCTGCCCTGGGGGGTGTTCGCCCGATTTATCCAACGGATGGGTTTGTTCAATGGCACACTCCTCCATGTTCAGCCAGTGCCTGCGCTAAATAACAAACCAATAATCAAATCCAGGCTGTCGATGGACTTGCCCCTGCGTTCATTCAAACACGCCGCCATCTGGTGCATCTTGATTTTTGCCTTCCTGCCCCTTTACCTGATGCTCGTCGTCAGTATCAAGGACAACAGCCAGTTCTATGCCGCTCCGGCCACCCTCACCTCCCCGGCGCACTGGGAAAACTGGCAGTTTGCCTTCGAACTGATCATGCCCAGTGTGGCCAACAGTCTCTACATCGCGCTGAGCAGCACCGGACTTGCCCTTTTCGCCGGATTGGGCGCGGCCTACTTCTTTGCCCGCAACCGCCTGCCCCTGTCCTCCTTTTTTTGGAACGCTCTCCTGATCATGATGATGATGCCGGCCATCGCCAACCTAGCTCCCCTCTTCCGCCTCCTCGCCGACTTGAACCTGCTCAATACCATGACTGCCCTGATTCTTGTCGGTTCCGCCGGTGGCCAGGCCTTTGCCATTTTTGTCCTGCGCAACTTTGTCTCCGAAATTCCCCGCGACCTCTTTGAGGCCGCCGAAATCGACGGGGCCGGGCACTTCCAGCAAATGCGTTATGTGGTGCTGCCCTTGTGCGGTCCGATCCTCGGAACAGTCGGGGTCATGCATTTCATTTCCGAGTGGAACGAATTTATTATGCCCCTGATCGTCATGCGCGACTCCGCCAATCTCCCGGTCATGGTCCAGTTGCTCCGTTTGGCAGGCGAGTATGTCAAATTCTGGGGACCACTCATGGCCGGCTATGCCATTGCCAGTTTGCCGGTCATCTTCCTGTTTTCCTTCAGCATGAAATTGTTCACCCGAGGACTGACGGAAGGAGCCGTTAAGGGTTGA
- the metH gene encoding methionine synthase, with protein sequence MSSSPLSSWSSLPAGEAETALRTLLQERLVFIDGAMGTMIQQYKLSEADYRGTRFQDWPKDLKGLGDLLNLTRPDIITGIHRQYLEAGADIVETNTFNSQSISLADYGMESLAYELARAGAANARAAVDAFTARRCFVAGAIGPTTRTSSISTDVNDPGARGVTYDELVAAYREQARGLLDGGADILIVETIFDTLNAKAAFFAIEQLLDERRQRVPLMASVTFIQAGSNRGVTGQTVEAFWNSISHVPLLSVGMNCALGPKEMRSLIEELSHTAPVYLSAYPNAGLPDPLSPTGFPETPDSLAPQLREWAEQGWLNLLGGCCGTTPAHIEAMIGLVKHCRPRRVPQIAPSLRLSGLDAVTLRPETNFVNIGERTNVTGSPKFAQLVKAGDYEAALAVAKQQVDNGAQIIDVNFDEGLLDSEACMTRFLNLLAVESEIARVPIMVDSSKWSVIEAGLKCLQGKGVVNSISLKEGEEKFLAQARLVRRYGAAVVVMAFDELGQADHFQRKTEVCRRAYELLTQKAGFPPEDIIFDPNVLTVATGIEEHNKYAVDFIEAVRWIKQNLPHARVSGGISNVSFSFRGNNPVREAMHSAFLYHAIRAGLDMGIVNAGMLAVYQDIEPGLLERVEDVLLNRRPDATERLVEYAESLKGQDTSRAKEDEAWRSGTVEERLKFALIKGLTTHIDADTEEARQKFARPLQVIEGPLMDGMKVVGDLFGEGKMFLPQVVKSARVMKKAVAYLTPFMEAEKAANADTRAQGTVLMATVKGDVHDIGKNIVGVVLACNNYRVVDLGVMVSCDKILDAAMEEKADLVGLSGLITPSLDEMVHVAQEMKRRGFTVPLLIGGATTSAAHTAIKIAPHYDHLTCHVIDASRVVGVAGQLLNPETAPSYTATVRAAQEEARRIHAERQETQKLLALEAARANRFTCDWSTVDIPQPEFTGVREVTGVRAADLVPFIDWSPFFHAWELRGRYPEILEDAVVGVQAKELFRDAQELLRRITENDLLQPRAVWGFFPAHAEGDDIVLTEPGGSGRECERLLTLRQQLAKQPGKPNYALADFIAPGGSGRRDHLGAFAVTAGHGLEALCAEFEARHDDYQSILSKALADRLAEAFAEYLHLQARKAWGYGHAEDLSQEDLIRERYRGIRPAPGYPACPDHTEKGKLFRLLQVSERIGVRLTESFAMTPASSVSGWYFAHPEARYFAVGPLQADQVSDYARRKTSSVGEVERWLRPNLAYSA encoded by the coding sequence ATGTCTTCATCCCCTTTGTCATCATGGAGCTCCCTTCCCGCCGGTGAGGCCGAGACGGCGCTGCGCACGCTCTTGCAGGAACGCCTGGTCTTCATCGACGGGGCCATGGGCACGATGATCCAGCAGTACAAGCTTTCAGAAGCCGATTATCGCGGCACCCGTTTCCAAGATTGGCCCAAGGATCTCAAAGGCCTCGGGGATCTGCTCAATTTGACGCGTCCCGACATCATCACCGGCATCCACCGGCAGTATCTGGAAGCCGGGGCCGACATTGTCGAGACCAACACCTTCAATTCCCAGTCCATTTCCCTGGCCGACTATGGCATGGAATCGCTGGCCTACGAACTGGCCCGGGCGGGAGCGGCCAATGCCCGTGCCGCCGTCGATGCCTTCACCGCACGACGGTGCTTCGTCGCCGGGGCCATCGGACCGACCACGCGGACCAGCTCAATTTCCACCGATGTCAACGACCCCGGGGCGAGGGGAGTGACGTATGATGAATTGGTGGCCGCCTACCGTGAGCAGGCCCGCGGGCTCCTGGACGGCGGGGCCGACATCCTCATCGTTGAGACCATTTTCGACACCCTCAACGCCAAGGCGGCTTTCTTCGCCATCGAGCAGTTGCTCGACGAGCGCCGCCAGCGCGTTCCCCTCATGGCTTCGGTCACTTTCATCCAGGCCGGAAGCAACCGCGGGGTGACGGGCCAGACGGTGGAGGCCTTCTGGAATTCCATCTCCCATGTCCCGTTGTTGAGCGTGGGCATGAATTGCGCCCTCGGTCCGAAGGAAATGCGTTCGTTGATCGAGGAACTATCGCATACCGCCCCGGTCTACCTCAGTGCCTACCCCAACGCCGGGTTGCCCGACCCGCTCTCCCCCACGGGATTTCCGGAAACCCCGGACTCGCTGGCCCCGCAACTTCGCGAATGGGCCGAGCAGGGTTGGCTCAACCTCCTTGGTGGTTGCTGCGGCACGACGCCCGCACACATCGAGGCCATGATCGGTCTCGTCAAACACTGCCGCCCACGCCGGGTTCCGCAGATCGCACCCTCACTGCGCTTGAGCGGCCTCGATGCCGTCACCCTCCGTCCGGAGACCAATTTCGTCAACATCGGCGAACGCACCAACGTCACCGGCTCGCCCAAATTCGCCCAACTGGTCAAGGCGGGGGACTACGAGGCCGCCCTGGCCGTGGCCAAGCAGCAGGTCGACAACGGGGCCCAGATCATCGACGTCAACTTCGACGAGGGCCTGCTCGATTCCGAGGCGTGCATGACGCGGTTCCTCAACCTCCTGGCGGTGGAATCCGAGATCGCCCGCGTGCCCATCATGGTCGATAGCTCGAAGTGGTCGGTCATCGAAGCCGGACTGAAATGCCTCCAGGGCAAGGGCGTGGTCAATTCCATTTCGCTCAAGGAAGGCGAGGAAAAGTTCCTGGCCCAGGCCCGCCTGGTCCGCCGCTACGGGGCAGCGGTGGTCGTAATGGCTTTTGACGAGTTAGGTCAAGCCGACCACTTCCAGCGCAAAACCGAGGTGTGCCGCCGGGCCTACGAGCTCCTGACGCAGAAAGCGGGTTTTCCGCCGGAGGACATCATCTTCGACCCGAACGTCCTGACCGTCGCCACCGGCATCGAGGAGCACAACAAGTATGCCGTCGATTTCATCGAGGCCGTGCGATGGATCAAGCAGAACCTGCCCCATGCCCGCGTCAGCGGCGGGATCAGCAACGTGTCCTTCTCCTTCCGCGGGAACAACCCGGTGCGCGAGGCCATGCATTCGGCCTTCCTTTACCACGCCATCCGCGCCGGTCTCGACATGGGCATCGTCAACGCCGGCATGCTTGCCGTATACCAGGACATCGAACCGGGTTTGCTGGAGCGCGTTGAAGATGTCCTGCTCAACCGCCGTCCCGACGCCACCGAACGCTTGGTCGAATACGCCGAATCGCTCAAGGGCCAGGACACCTCGCGCGCGAAAGAAGACGAGGCCTGGCGCTCGGGTACGGTCGAGGAACGGTTGAAGTTCGCCCTGATCAAGGGCCTGACCACCCACATCGATGCCGACACCGAGGAAGCCCGGCAGAAATTCGCCCGGCCGCTCCAGGTCATCGAGGGCCCCCTGATGGACGGGATGAAGGTGGTGGGTGACCTCTTTGGCGAGGGCAAGATGTTCCTGCCGCAGGTTGTCAAGAGCGCACGGGTGATGAAGAAGGCCGTGGCCTACCTGACCCCGTTCATGGAAGCGGAGAAAGCCGCCAACGCCGACACCCGGGCCCAGGGCACCGTCCTCATGGCCACGGTCAAGGGTGATGTGCACGACATCGGCAAGAACATCGTCGGTGTCGTCCTGGCCTGCAACAACTACCGGGTCGTCGACCTCGGTGTCATGGTGTCGTGCGACAAAATCCTCGATGCCGCGATGGAAGAGAAGGCCGACCTGGTCGGCCTGAGCGGCCTGATCACGCCTTCGTTGGACGAGATGGTCCATGTGGCGCAGGAGATGAAGCGCAGGGGATTCACCGTCCCCTTGCTCATTGGTGGTGCCACGACCAGTGCCGCCCACACCGCCATCAAGATCGCCCCGCATTACGACCACCTGACCTGCCATGTCATCGATGCCTCCCGGGTGGTCGGGGTGGCGGGCCAGTTGCTCAACCCGGAAACCGCCCCGTCCTACACGGCCACGGTACGCGCCGCGCAGGAGGAGGCGCGGCGGATCCATGCCGAGCGGCAGGAGACACAGAAGCTGCTGGCTTTGGAAGCGGCGCGCGCCAACCGGTTCACCTGCGACTGGTCCACGGTCGATATTCCGCAGCCGGAGTTCACCGGGGTGAGGGAAGTGACTGGGGTGCGGGCGGCCGATCTGGTGCCCTTCATCGATTGGTCGCCATTCTTCCATGCATGGGAACTGCGGGGGCGTTACCCGGAGATCCTGGAGGATGCGGTGGTGGGGGTGCAGGCGAAGGAATTGTTCCGGGACGCGCAGGAGTTGTTGCGCCGGATCACAGAAAACGATCTTTTACAGCCCCGGGCGGTCTGGGGCTTCTTCCCGGCCCATGCCGAAGGCGATGACATCGTGTTGACCGAACCGGGGGGAAGCGGGCGTGAATGCGAGCGTTTGCTGACCCTGCGACAGCAGTTGGCCAAGCAGCCGGGCAAGCCCAACTACGCTCTGGCCGACTTCATCGCCCCGGGCGGAAGTGGACGGCGCGATCACTTGGGGGCGTTCGCCGTCACCGCGGGTCATGGCTTGGAAGCGCTTTGTGCCGAATTCGAAGCCCGGCATGATGATTATCAATCGATTTTGTCCAAGGCCCTGGCCGACCGGCTGGCCGAGGCTTTTGCCGAATACCTGCACTTACAGGCCCGGAAGGCATGGGGTTACGGCCATGCGGAAGATCTGAGCCAGGAAGATCTGATCCGGGAGCGTTACCGCGGTATCCGTCCGGCCCCCGGCTATCCGGCCTGCCCCGACCATACGGAGAAGGGTAAGTTGTTCCGATTGCTGCAAGTGTCCGAGCGGATCGGCGTGCGTTTGACCGAAAGCTTTGCCATGACACCGGCCAGCTCCGTCAGCGGGTGGTATTTTGCCCACCCCGAAGCCCGGTATTTTGCCGTCGGCCCGTTGCAGGCCGACCAGGTTTCGGACTACGCGCGCCGTAAGACTTCTTCGGTTGGGGAGGTGGAGCGTTGGTTGCGCCCCAATCTGGCCTACTCGGCCTGA